A stretch of the Longimicrobium sp. genome encodes the following:
- a CDS encoding M1 family metallopeptidase: MNRWSAALLALLALPSVLPAQEARTWPPARPVPNPVEVPRRFARAVERGTRTTTGQPGPRYWQQWANYRIRASVDPAAKTVTGSESIVYQNRSRDTLNMLVVQLELNIHRPEAARDEENEATGGVNLTRVAARGQPLAVAQQRGQPGYAVQGTNLVIRPGAPVLPGDSIRLELDWNFRIPQAGASGRMGYDADNLVFMAYWYPQMAVYDDVWGWHTDPFLGTAEFYMGYGNYEYTVDAPAGWVVMGTGTLANAEQALPAPVLARWRRAMQSDSTVHVLTAADFGAGKATTAGTNGRVSWTFRADSVRDVAFSVTRESLWDAARTPVGDRNGDGRPDYTTINAFYRQNAPAWRNAVRFEQQSITHHSRFTGVMYPYPHMTAVEGENIIGGGMEYPMMTLIGAYTGRSDTAVYSVISHELAHMWFPMVIGVDERRHGWMDEGTTNFNENEARNDFFRVAAPGAHREEQQQYLTFVRNGVDVREMTWTDYITPPLAGGFATYTKPATLLQTLRNLLGEATFTRGYQAYARGWAFKHPQPWDFFNAFNTAAGRDLGWFWSAWYDNAWTLDQAVQGVTSGDGGTTITIADRGNAPMPARLVITRQDGRTERREVPVETWLAGARTATVSLPAGGSPVVKVEIDPEMAFPDADRSNNVWTR, encoded by the coding sequence ATGAACCGCTGGTCCGCGGCGCTCCTGGCGCTGCTCGCGCTCCCGTCGGTGCTTCCCGCGCAGGAGGCCCGCACCTGGCCGCCCGCGCGCCCGGTTCCCAACCCGGTCGAGGTGCCGCGCCGCTTCGCGCGCGCCGTGGAGCGCGGCACCCGCACCACCACCGGGCAGCCGGGCCCGCGCTACTGGCAGCAGTGGGCCAACTACCGCATCCGCGCCAGCGTCGATCCCGCCGCGAAGACGGTCACCGGCAGCGAGAGCATCGTCTACCAGAACCGCTCGCGCGACACGCTGAACATGCTGGTGGTGCAGCTGGAGTTGAACATCCACCGCCCCGAGGCCGCGCGCGACGAGGAGAACGAGGCCACCGGCGGCGTGAACCTCACCCGCGTGGCCGCGCGCGGGCAGCCGCTGGCGGTGGCGCAGCAGCGCGGCCAGCCCGGCTACGCGGTGCAGGGGACCAACCTGGTCATCCGCCCCGGCGCGCCGGTCCTGCCGGGCGACTCGATCCGCCTCGAGCTCGACTGGAACTTCAGGATCCCGCAGGCCGGCGCGAGCGGGCGGATGGGGTACGACGCCGACAACCTCGTCTTCATGGCCTACTGGTATCCCCAGATGGCGGTGTACGACGACGTCTGGGGATGGCACACCGACCCGTTCCTGGGCACCGCCGAGTTCTACATGGGCTACGGCAACTACGAGTACACGGTCGACGCGCCCGCCGGGTGGGTGGTGATGGGGACGGGGACGCTGGCGAACGCGGAGCAGGCGCTCCCCGCGCCGGTGCTGGCGCGCTGGCGGCGCGCGATGCAGAGCGATTCCACCGTGCACGTCCTCACCGCCGCCGACTTCGGGGCGGGGAAGGCCACGACGGCGGGGACGAACGGCCGCGTCAGCTGGACCTTCCGCGCCGACAGCGTGCGCGACGTGGCCTTCTCCGTCACCCGCGAGAGCCTGTGGGACGCCGCGCGCACCCCCGTGGGCGACCGCAACGGCGACGGGCGGCCGGACTACACCACCATCAACGCCTTCTACCGCCAGAACGCGCCCGCCTGGCGCAACGCGGTGCGCTTCGAGCAGCAGTCCATCACCCACCACTCGCGGTTCACGGGGGTGATGTACCCCTATCCGCACATGACCGCGGTGGAGGGCGAGAACATCATCGGCGGGGGGATGGAGTACCCGATGATGACGCTGATCGGCGCGTACACCGGCCGCAGCGACACCGCCGTCTACAGCGTGATCTCGCACGAGCTGGCGCACATGTGGTTTCCCATGGTCATCGGGGTGGACGAGCGCCGCCACGGGTGGATGGACGAGGGGACCACCAACTTCAACGAGAACGAGGCGCGCAACGACTTCTTCCGCGTCGCCGCGCCGGGCGCGCACCGCGAGGAGCAGCAGCAGTACCTGACGTTCGTGCGCAACGGCGTCGACGTGCGCGAGATGACCTGGACCGACTACATCACGCCCCCGCTGGCTGGCGGCTTCGCCACGTACACCAAGCCCGCCACGCTGCTGCAGACGCTGCGCAACCTCCTCGGCGAGGCCACGTTCACGCGCGGCTACCAGGCGTACGCGCGCGGCTGGGCGTTCAAGCATCCCCAGCCGTGGGACTTCTTCAACGCCTTCAACACCGCCGCGGGGCGCGACCTGGGATGGTTCTGGTCCGCCTGGTACGACAACGCGTGGACGCTGGACCAGGCGGTGCAGGGGGTGACTTCGGGAGATGGGGGGACGACGATCACCATCGCCGACCGCGGCAACGCGCCGATGCCCGCGCGGCTGGTGATCACCCGCCAGGACGGCCGAACCGAGCGCCGCGAGGTGCCCGTGGAGACCTGGCTCGCCGGCGCGCGCACGGCCACGGTCTCCCTCCCCGCCGGCGGCTCGCCCGTGGTGAAGGTGGAGATCGACCCGGAGATGGCCTTCCCCGACGCCGACCGCAGCAACAACGTCTGGACGCGGTAG
- a CDS encoding amidohydrolase family protein — MRNPTAHPGLFRRAVVACALAIVATAGLAQPSAAQASRGALARGTFAITHVNVVPMTRDTVLADATVLVRDGRIAAVGAAARVRVPAGARQIDGRGKFLVPGLADMHTHLFSDGDEVADSVAPYELGVMLANGVTAARLMIGTPEHLALRRGIEAGRIAGPQLWVASPQLAGRQEENGRVAATPEQGRAAVREVAAAGYDFVKLTLFITRPVYDAIVDEAAQRRIRVVGHVEPEVGVARALEAGQQIEHLDSYLEAVMADSAAGRPGLTQYGVFRLNNWTSMDHVDDTKIARIAGLTARAPGWGSWTSPTLNVFNDAFAVGPPEEEIRARPEWSMFPPQWRSLYLRARTRYWTDSAAAVRTEARRRRYVQTRNALVKAIVDSGGKILAGSDTPEWFHLYGFALHRELQALVGAGLTPYQALTAATRNPAEFLGASAEWGSIEPGKRADLVLLSANPLQDIRNTQRIEAVSAGGRWMDRAELDRMLRAAAERLSAAAAPAAGG, encoded by the coding sequence ATGCGAAATCCGACCGCCCATCCGGGCCTCTTCCGCCGCGCCGTCGTAGCCTGCGCGCTGGCGATCGTCGCCACGGCCGGCCTCGCGCAACCGTCCGCCGCGCAGGCGTCGCGGGGGGCGCTCGCGCGCGGGACCTTCGCCATCACCCACGTCAATGTGGTGCCGATGACTCGCGATACGGTGCTGGCGGACGCGACGGTGCTGGTGCGCGACGGGCGCATCGCCGCGGTGGGTGCGGCCGCGCGCGTGCGGGTGCCGGCGGGCGCGCGGCAGATCGACGGGCGCGGGAAGTTCCTGGTTCCCGGGCTGGCCGACATGCACACGCACCTCTTCTCCGACGGCGACGAGGTGGCCGACTCGGTGGCGCCGTACGAGCTGGGGGTGATGCTGGCCAACGGCGTCACCGCGGCGCGGCTGATGATCGGCACGCCCGAGCACCTGGCGCTGCGGCGCGGGATCGAGGCCGGCCGGATCGCCGGCCCGCAGCTCTGGGTGGCCAGCCCGCAGCTCGCCGGGCGGCAGGAGGAGAACGGGCGCGTGGCCGCCACCCCCGAGCAGGGGCGCGCGGCCGTGCGCGAGGTGGCGGCGGCCGGCTACGACTTCGTGAAGCTGACGCTCTTCATCACCCGCCCGGTCTACGACGCCATCGTCGACGAGGCGGCGCAGCGGCGGATCCGCGTGGTCGGCCACGTGGAGCCGGAGGTGGGCGTGGCGCGCGCGCTCGAGGCGGGGCAGCAGATCGAGCACCTCGACTCGTACCTCGAGGCGGTGATGGCCGACTCGGCGGCGGGCCGGCCGGGGCTCACCCAGTACGGCGTGTTCCGGCTGAACAACTGGACCAGCATGGACCACGTGGACGACACGAAGATCGCGCGCATCGCCGGGCTGACGGCGCGCGCGCCGGGGTGGGGCTCGTGGACGTCGCCCACGCTCAACGTGTTCAACGACGCCTTCGCGGTCGGCCCGCCCGAGGAGGAGATCCGCGCCCGCCCCGAGTGGAGCATGTTCCCCCCGCAGTGGCGGTCGCTGTACCTGCGCGCGCGGACGCGGTACTGGACCGACTCGGCGGCCGCGGTGCGCACCGAGGCCCGCCGCCGCCGCTACGTGCAGACGCGCAACGCGCTGGTGAAGGCCATTGTCGACTCGGGCGGCAAGATCCTGGCGGGGAGCGACACGCCGGAGTGGTTCCACCTGTACGGCTTTGCGCTGCACCGCGAGCTGCAGGCGCTGGTGGGGGCGGGGCTCACGCCGTACCAGGCGCTCACGGCTGCGACGCGCAACCCGGCGGAGTTCCTGGGCGCGTCGGCGGAGTGGGGATCGATCGAACCGGGGAAGCGCGCGGACCTGGTGCTCCTTTCCGCGAACCCGCTGCAGGACATCCGCAACACCCAGCGCATCGAGGCGGTGTCGGCCGGCGGGCGGTGGATGGACCGCGCGGAGCTGGACCGGATGCTTCGCGCGGCCGCCGAGCGCCTGAGCGCTGCGGCGGCGCCGGCGGCCGGCGGATAA
- a CDS encoding serine hydrolase domain-containing protein has translation MHARTRPIALVLAAAVLPSLAAAAARSPDLRRPAGPVRMDTAGLAAFVDSVMEAEMRREKAPGAVFVLVQGGRVVYQRGYGWANVAERRPVDPERTIWRIGSISKTFTAAAVAQLADRGRVDLRGDVNRYLTRVQVPDTYPVPVVVRDLLTHTAGLDEIRPGTQAATADGVLPLAEFLRPRLKRVRPAGRTIAYSTYGITLAGELVEEVGGMPFERYLRENLWRPLGMARTSITVPEGQRGDLAMGYELSGDSLIPQAWEWYHTTPASSVNSTAADMARYMIALLQEGRLGRERILSAEAGRQLLTTQVAPHPLVPGVTLGLWEDRVGGVRVVEHGGNVAGFSAQMTLVPSENAGFFVATQFEGSHLRDNLREALLTRLFPQARERHPVPAPPADFAARGAAYAGRYAWMTSCHTCTPRRVSLVLDVTVQDDALLFSGSRWIEVAPLLFVRHDGTGYIAFRTDSAGRVAEMYAGSFWSFEKLPDASPGGGT, from the coding sequence ATGCACGCGCGCACCCGCCCCATCGCCCTCGTCCTCGCCGCGGCCGTCCTCCCCTCGCTGGCCGCGGCCGCCGCACGCTCGCCGGATCTGCGCCGCCCGGCCGGGCCGGTGCGGATGGACACGGCGGGGCTGGCCGCCTTCGTCGACTCGGTGATGGAGGCGGAGATGCGGCGCGAGAAGGCGCCCGGCGCGGTGTTCGTGCTGGTGCAGGGAGGCCGCGTGGTCTACCAGCGGGGATACGGGTGGGCGAACGTGGCCGAGCGGCGCCCGGTGGACCCGGAGCGGACGATCTGGCGGATCGGGTCCATCTCCAAGACGTTCACCGCCGCCGCCGTGGCGCAGCTGGCCGACCGCGGGCGGGTGGACCTGCGCGGCGACGTGAACCGCTATCTCACCCGCGTCCAAGTTCCCGACACCTACCCGGTTCCCGTCGTCGTGCGCGACCTGCTGACGCACACCGCGGGGCTGGACGAGATCCGCCCCGGCACGCAGGCCGCCACCGCCGACGGCGTCCTTCCCCTCGCCGAGTTCCTGCGCCCCCGGCTGAAGCGCGTGCGCCCCGCGGGACGGACCATCGCCTACTCCACCTACGGCATCACGCTGGCCGGCGAGCTGGTGGAGGAGGTGGGCGGGATGCCGTTCGAGCGCTATCTCCGCGAGAACCTCTGGCGGCCGCTGGGGATGGCGCGCACCAGCATCACCGTGCCGGAGGGGCAGCGCGGCGACCTGGCGATGGGGTACGAGCTCAGCGGCGACTCGCTGATCCCCCAGGCGTGGGAGTGGTATCACACCACGCCGGCGTCGTCCGTCAACAGCACCGCGGCCGACATGGCGCGGTACATGATCGCCCTGCTGCAGGAGGGGCGGCTGGGGAGGGAGCGCATCCTCTCCGCCGAGGCCGGGCGGCAGCTGCTCACCACGCAGGTGGCGCCGCACCCGCTCGTCCCCGGCGTCACGCTGGGGCTGTGGGAGGACCGCGTGGGCGGGGTGCGGGTGGTGGAGCACGGCGGGAACGTGGCGGGCTTCAGCGCGCAGATGACCCTCGTCCCCTCCGAAAACGCGGGCTTCTTCGTCGCCACCCAGTTCGAGGGGAGCCACCTGCGCGACAACCTGCGCGAGGCGCTCCTGACGCGCCTCTTTCCCCAGGCGCGCGAGCGGCACCCGGTGCCGGCGCCGCCGGCGGACTTCGCCGCGCGCGGGGCGGCGTACGCGGGGCGCTACGCGTGGATGACCTCGTGCCACACCTGCACCCCGCGCCGCGTATCGCTGGTGCTGGACGTGACCGTGCAGGACGATGCGCTGCTGTTCTCCGGGAGCCGCTGGATCGAGGTGGCGCCGCTCCTGTTCGTGCGCCACGACGGCACGGGATACATCGCCTTCCGCACCGACTCCGCCGGCCGGGTGGCGGAGATGTATGCCGGCTCGTTCTGGTCGTTCGAGAAGCTGCCCGACGCCTCGCCCGGGGGAGGGACGTGA
- a CDS encoding helix-turn-helix domain-containing protein, giving the protein MTSPPDLKQLRVLASPMRQAIVDALEAIGPCTVAELAEVLDHPADGLYYHLRLLKACGLVAGETRPGATRPQAVFDVAGRPTELRYSATDRAQVAAVVRLVGGMLREALRLFRRGFRPGAVLQGPRRTLWAGRRTAWLSAEELEEVNARIQQVVGYLSERRGRTPDGRLYAFTFVVSPFGRGRQARTDDPG; this is encoded by the coding sequence GTGACTTCGCCCCCCGACCTGAAGCAGCTGCGCGTGCTCGCCTCGCCGATGCGCCAGGCGATCGTCGACGCGCTGGAGGCCATCGGCCCGTGCACGGTGGCGGAGCTGGCCGAGGTGCTGGATCACCCCGCGGACGGGCTCTACTACCATCTCCGCCTGCTGAAGGCGTGCGGGCTCGTCGCCGGGGAGACGCGTCCCGGCGCCACGCGGCCGCAGGCGGTGTTCGACGTGGCCGGCCGCCCCACGGAGCTGCGCTACAGTGCTACCGACCGTGCCCAGGTGGCCGCGGTGGTGCGCCTGGTGGGCGGCATGCTGCGCGAGGCGCTGCGCCTGTTCCGGCGCGGCTTCAGGCCCGGCGCCGTGCTGCAGGGCCCGCGGCGGACGCTGTGGGCGGGGCGGCGGACGGCCTGGCTGTCGGCGGAGGAGCTCGAGGAGGTGAACGCGCGCATCCAGCAGGTCGTCGGCTACCTCTCCGAGCGGCGGGGGCGGACGCCGGACGGCCGGCTGTACGCCTTCACCTTCGTGGTGTCGCCGTTCGGCCGCGGCCGCCAGGCGCGCACGGACGATCCGGGGTGA
- a CDS encoding trimeric intracellular cation channel family protein — translation MSFLRILEMLGVAVFAISGALAAGRKSLDLVGVVVTATVTAIGGGTLRDVLLDRHPVFWIADTTNLYVIFAAALGTVVYTRRWRPPERSLALADALGLALFTILGAQIAQGEGLGGVVVVIMGTLTGVAGGVIRDVLTAEIPMIMRRGPIYATACIAGVVVYLLLEMVIPRDVAAVFGMASIAALRLAAILWDLTVPVFTLRDPAGRK, via the coding sequence GTGTCGTTCCTGCGGATCCTGGAGATGCTGGGCGTGGCGGTGTTCGCCATCAGCGGCGCGCTGGCGGCCGGGCGCAAGAGCCTGGACCTGGTCGGCGTGGTGGTGACGGCCACGGTGACGGCCATCGGCGGCGGGACGCTCCGCGACGTGCTGCTGGACCGGCACCCGGTGTTCTGGATCGCCGACACCACCAACCTGTACGTGATCTTCGCCGCCGCGCTGGGGACGGTCGTCTACACGCGGCGGTGGCGGCCGCCGGAGCGCAGCCTGGCGCTGGCCGACGCGCTGGGGCTGGCGCTGTTCACCATCCTCGGCGCGCAGATCGCCCAGGGCGAGGGGCTCGGCGGCGTGGTGGTGGTGATCATGGGCACGCTCACGGGCGTGGCCGGCGGCGTGATCCGCGACGTGCTGACCGCCGAGATCCCCATGATCATGCGCCGCGGGCCCATCTACGCCACCGCGTGCATCGCCGGCGTGGTCGTCTACCTGCTGCTGGAGATGGTGATCCCGCGCGACGTGGCCGCCGTCTTCGGCATGGCGTCCATCGCCGCGCTGCGCCTGGCCGCGATCCTGTGGGACCTGACGGTGCCGGTGTTCACGCTCCGCGACCCCGCCGGACGGAAATGA